One genomic window of Daphnia pulex isolate KAP4 chromosome 12, ASM2113471v1 includes the following:
- the LOC124209933 gene encoding uncharacterized protein LOC124209933, which produces MDDLWGDDDLDADVVEECVLLATQASFCSSPKLQPQCPETSFTECKPKYTFEFKQPSTSHQPQVQQASQKVAPSMSRSLSLIEPQINKSIASANLIDAAELEKLKEENRRLSETNLVKNGETTILRADLQNIRSVMEKREVEANQQISSLQKKVTQIDMQYSKQLEASKTEMKFKELELEELRNKCKKIEQNVKEHQQKNIRVPPTPAQESPNGRKFLNRAAFEMTKSEGRKIATVETGIQTEAFKLFRLDSSNNELGLDNATDTAILIEKLKFSLLSSVPNNGFSYTTVLEQLEMRMISGADQENLVKLFHSSEPSVAEMICSNLESLKNTDRLKSHIEFLGCWITHILPFIEKPKQDRLIQTVLSEVRRTSFIDMMSILSAIIACFGLSPICNRQSGCLLERVALNLKDAYPSLTAEDQFQASQKLVLTLSTMLTSPATENLKKCLCIPHLLKALVFVVQHQTEIDGLTPYAADRRLKMLVQAFRLALGVLSSRREPWVTYKHSPAEANRLYTVLTAISVEFPLPNDTSQEINVSAFTLPGFGF; this is translated from the exons ATGGATGACCTTTGGGGAGATGACGATCTAGATGCTGATGTAGTTGAAGAATGTGTTTTGCTTGCTACCCAAGCCAGCTTCTGTTCCTCCCCAAAACTCCAGCCACAGTGTCCAGAAACTAGTTTCACAGAATGTAAACCCAAGTATACCTTCGAGTTCAAACAACCTAGTACTAGCCATCAGCCTCAAGTTCAACAGGCAAGTCAAAAAGTTGCACCATCAATGAGCAGATCTCTGTCTTTGATAGAACCCCAAATCAACAAAAGCATAGCCTCAGCCAACTTAATAGATGCAGCAGAGctagaaaaactgaaagaagaGAATCGTAGGTTATCTGAAACCAATCTTGTGAAAAATGGTGAAACCACCATCCTACGAGCTGATCTTCAAAACATAAGATCAGTGATGGAGAAGAGGGAGGTTGAAGCAAATCAACAGATATCTTCGTTACAAAAGAAAGTCACACAAATTGATATGCAGTATTCAAAACAACTGGAGGCATCCaaaactgaaatgaaatttaag GAATTGGAACTAGAAGAATTGCGtaacaaatgcaaaaaaattgaacagaacGTCAAAGAGCATCAACAGAAGAACATCAGAGTGCCGCCAACTCCAGCTCAAGAATCCCCCAATGGTAGAAAGTTTTTAAATAG AGCGGCTTTCGAAATGACGAAATCTGAGGGGCGGAAAATTGCCACTGTTGAAACTGGGATCCAAACTGAAGCTTTTAAGCTATTTCGTTTGGATTCATCAAATAACGAAC TCGGACTTGATAATGCTACCGACACTGCAATTCTGATCGAGAAACTTAAATTCAGTCTTCTTTCCTCTGTCCCCAATAacg GTTTTTCCTATACGACTGTACTGGAACAGTTGGAAATGCGAATGATTTCCGGTGCGGACCAAGAAAATTTGGTTAAATTATTCCATAGCAGTGAACCTAGCGTAGCTGAAATGATATGCAGCAACTTGGAAAGCCTCAAA aacaCAGATAGGTTGAAATCGCACATTGAATTTTTGGGTTGCTGGATCACTCATATTTTGCCGTTTATTGAAAAGCCGAAGCAAGACCGCCTAATTCAGACCGTTCTTTCAGAAGTAAGGCGGACATCCTTTATCGATATGATGAGTATCTTGTCAGCCATCATAGCCTGCTTTGGTTTATCTCCAATTTGCAACCGACAATCCG GTTGCCTACTTGAGAGAGTTGCTCTAAATCTAAAGGATGCTTATCCATCATTAACGGCAGAAGATCAGTTTCAGGCCTCTCAAAAGCTGGTCCTTACTCTATCAACCATGCTAACTTCCCCTGCGACGGAAAATC TGAAAAAGTGCTTGTGCATTCCTCATTTACTGAAAGCACTTGTTTTCGTTGTTCAGCATCAAACTGAAATTGATGGACTTACACCTTACGCTGCAGATCGTAGGCTGAAAATGCTTGTACAAGCTTTCAGGTTGGCACTTGGTGTTTTGAGTTCTCGTCGGGAGCCTTGGGTAACGTACAAACATTCGCCGGCTGAAGCGAATCGTCTGTATACAGTCCTAACGGCAATCTCTGTAGAATTTCCTCTTCCAAATGATACAAGCCAAGAGATTAACG TTTCGGCATTTACTTTGCCTGGATTTGGATTTTAG
- the LOC124209929 gene encoding uncharacterized protein LOC124209929, translating into MTKISFIFVIWVWPCVVYGQLPFSNYDYHSYYIPYTSTFVNQPIMQTNDRTEVHLGGNDDVTPNTKNAILDFAILSRIQQLEVTIAGFTSDLKAMNNQLDNKAERQALYITNQKVLALSNDVNAIKSPSSINKMPTSCGDLKDIGFVKSGIYSVIDNSKVENVYCDFTKPSDAGLQKLIGYVNVKTTPVYFYAQRTGFYSTTGTALPFDDVKINIGNAMDTSSGIFNVPTPGKYFFAYTGLCSDKDTKIQLQNQTGAVTWTAIGESHCTPYNALAIQATLQLDEDDEVQIYLLEGTIHDGDGNHFSNFFGWLLEEDLVL; encoded by the exons atgACAAAAATATCG TTCATTTTCGTCATCTGGGTTTGGCCGTGTGTTGTCTATGGCCAGTTACCCTTCAGTAATTATGACTATCACTCCTATTACATTCCTTACACTTCTACCTTCGTCAATCAACCCATTATGCAAACAAATGACAGAACGGAAGTTCATTTAGGCGGAAACGATGATGTTACTCCGAACACGAAAAATGCTATACTTGACTTCGCCATTTTATCAAGAATACAACAATTAGAAGTAACCATTGCTGGTTTTACTAGCGATTTAAAAG CAATGAATAACCAATTGGATAACAAAGCCGAAAGACAAGCTCTATACataacaaaccaaaaagtGTTGGCATTGAGCAACGATGTGAACG ccaTCAAGAGCCCCAGTTCGATTAATAAAATGCCCACTTCATGTGGAGATCTCAAGGACATTGGCTTTGTAAAAAGCGGAATATACTCCGTCATAGACAACAGTAAAGTCGAAAACGTCTACTGCGATTTTACTAAACCAAGCGATGCAG GTCTCCAGAAATTGATCGGATATGTAAATGTCAAGACTACCCCTGTTTATTTTTACGCCCAGAGAACAGGGTTTTACAGCACTACCGGTACAGCCCTTCCATTTGACGATGTCAAGATTAATATTGGCAATGCCATGGATACTTCGTCTGGAATATTTAACGTTCCTACACCGGGAAAATATTTCTTCGCTTACACTGGTCTGTGTTCCGACAAAGatacaaaaattcaactaCAGAACCAGACTGGGGCCGTGACATGGACAGCAATCGGAGAATCTCATTGCACACCGTATAATGCTTTGGCGATTCAGGCAACTCTACAACTCGATGAAGACGATGAAGTGCAAATATACCTTCTTGAAGGAACAATTCATGACGGGGATGGTAACCATTTCAGCAACTTTTTCGGATGGCTACTAGAGGAAGATTTGGTTCTTTGA